Proteins found in one Deinococcus sp. YIM 134068 genomic segment:
- a CDS encoding glycosyltransferase family 2 protein yields the protein MPHPETAHRPDDRRETRRRGEEGTVGGGRDLIWRGAAPVRGEPGAAGQVCAVVLTYNRRDLLRECLGAVTGQTCPPDHVLVVDNASTDGTGELLRAAFPGVEVVRLEHNAGSASGFHTGLEAAYRRGFGWVWLMDDDVTPEPGALGALIGGAGRLGGAGEEVGFVCSRVVGTNGASMNVPGVDGRPGPNLYPEWETHLALGVVRLRQSTFVSILLPRDTIREVGLPLRDLHTFGEDTEYTLRITNVRPAYLVGGSVVTHHRARQAPLDIALETDPARLPAHFHKLRNDVYIARRYYGRRRVLALYLDGLRRLPRLLTLPHGPRRAALTLLALAAGAFFWPPKEPPLSGAEVRTKRPARTGAV from the coding sequence GTGCCACACCCTGAGACCGCCCACCGCCCCGACGACCGCCGGGAGACGAGACGGCGGGGCGAGGAAGGCACGGTCGGAGGCGGGCGGGACCTGATCTGGCGAGGGGCCGCCCCGGTTCGGGGGGAGCCGGGCGCGGCGGGGCAGGTCTGCGCGGTCGTGCTCACCTACAACCGCCGGGACCTCCTGCGGGAGTGCCTGGGGGCCGTTACCGGGCAGACCTGCCCCCCCGACCACGTGCTCGTGGTGGACAATGCCTCGACCGACGGCACGGGAGAGCTGCTGCGGGCCGCCTTTCCGGGGGTGGAGGTCGTGCGGCTGGAGCACAACGCGGGGTCCGCGAGCGGCTTCCACACCGGGCTGGAGGCGGCATACCGGCGCGGCTTCGGGTGGGTCTGGCTGATGGACGACGACGTGACGCCGGAGCCGGGGGCGCTGGGTGCCCTGATCGGCGGGGCCGGGCGGCTCGGCGGGGCCGGGGAGGAGGTGGGCTTCGTGTGCAGCCGCGTGGTGGGCACGAACGGTGCGTCCATGAACGTCCCCGGCGTGGACGGGCGGCCCGGCCCCAACCTGTACCCCGAGTGGGAGACCCACCTCGCGCTGGGCGTGGTCCGGCTGCGGCAGTCCACCTTCGTCTCGATCCTCCTGCCGCGCGACACGATCCGCGAGGTGGGCCTGCCCCTGCGCGACCTGCATACCTTCGGCGAGGACACCGAGTACACGCTCCGCATCACGAATGTCCGTCCCGCGTATCTGGTCGGCGGGAGCGTCGTGACCCACCACCGGGCACGGCAGGCTCCCCTCGACATCGCCCTGGAGACGGACCCCGCGCGGCTCCCGGCCCACTTCCACAAGCTGCGAAACGACGTGTACATCGCCCGGCGGTACTACGGACGCCGCCGGGTGCTGGCGCTCTATCTGGACGGCCTGCGGCGTCTGCCCCGGCTGCTCACCCTGCCCCACGGACCACGGCGGGCGGCCCTGACCCTGCTCGCGCTCGCGGCGGGGGCCTTCTTCTGGCCGCCGAAGGAGCCGCCCCTGTCCGGGGCCGAGGTTCGGACCAAACGTCCGGCACGCACCGGGGCCGTTTGA
- a CDS encoding NPCBM/NEW2 domain-containing protein, translating to MHKLSVRQVRRSALWVGMMLGLAACARSDTAGTEAEVAGFPWSDRLETPAGDPYAGGRSYPWEGVRTGATGLAAAEVSGENFLSDLTWTSAQNAWGPVEKDQSNGDKFATDGRSLTVGGQTFSKGLGVHANSEVSYALGGMCNVFTAQVGVDDEVGSGGSVVFQVWSGTATKLYDSGLLRGTDAARAINLDITGVQDLRLVVTDGGNGISSDHADWAAAKVSCPPRTPGRESFLSDLTWTSAQNAWGPLERDRSNGEQGSGDGRALTVGGQVFSKGLGVHARSEVSYALDGACSVFTAQVGVDDEVGDRGAVVFQVWNGTATRLYDSGVVTGTEAARAVNVDVTGVGNLRLVVTDGGNGISYDHADWAGARVTCAPDSRPPAAPTGLTATPTQGGIALAWGDVADADLAGYRVERAAREGGPFAPATPGTLTASNLSDPHAPEDSPSFYRVRAVDAEGNVSAPATASTTRPRTPAANTFTFTAVAPQPHNVSEAQGRMVNGRIYTFGGFDSLKSCCTPTNRALVYDPAANTWTALAPLPDRGGTHMGIASDGAFIYIAGGYLANSAWNGQVFGARAVWRYSIADNTYTRLPDLPVERSAGQLEHLGGRLHYFGGTNLARTQNVGDHYVLDLAAGATSWTTAAPLPNPRHHLGSAVLGGLIYAVGGQYAHDEHSTTQPTLNVYDPQTNTWATRAPLPRARGHISNSTFVLGGRLIVAGGEVSHGRSVADVSAYDPQMDTWTALTPLPSARSSGVAAATGAGYVYSGGSWTKTGWRATP from the coding sequence ATGCACAAGCTCTCGGTAAGGCAGGTGCGGCGGTCGGCCCTGTGGGTGGGGATGATGCTCGGGCTGGCCGCGTGCGCCCGCTCGGACACGGCGGGGACGGAGGCGGAGGTGGCGGGCTTTCCCTGGAGCGACCGCCTGGAGACCCCGGCGGGCGACCCCTACGCGGGCGGGCGCAGCTACCCCTGGGAGGGCGTCCGCACCGGGGCGACCGGGCTGGCGGCGGCGGAGGTAAGCGGCGAGAACTTCCTGTCGGACCTGACGTGGACCTCGGCGCAGAACGCCTGGGGACCCGTGGAGAAGGACCAGAGCAACGGCGACAAGTTCGCCACCGATGGCCGCTCGCTGACGGTCGGCGGGCAGACCTTCAGCAAGGGGCTGGGCGTCCATGCCAACTCCGAGGTGAGCTACGCGCTGGGCGGCATGTGTAACGTCTTCACCGCTCAGGTTGGGGTAGATGACGAGGTGGGGAGCGGGGGCAGCGTCGTCTTCCAGGTGTGGAGCGGCACGGCGACCAAGCTCTACGACAGCGGCCTCCTGCGGGGCACCGACGCGGCGCGGGCGATCAACCTGGACATCACGGGTGTTCAGGACCTGCGCCTGGTCGTCACAGACGGCGGCAACGGGATCAGCTCCGACCACGCCGACTGGGCGGCGGCGAAGGTGAGCTGTCCGCCCCGCACGCCGGGCCGCGAGAGCTTCCTTTCAGACCTGACGTGGACCTCGGCCCAGAATGCCTGGGGGCCGCTGGAGCGCGACCGCAGCAACGGCGAGCAGGGGTCGGGCGACGGGCGGGCGCTGACGGTCGGCGGGCAGGTCTTCAGCAAGGGGCTGGGCGTCCACGCCCGCAGCGAGGTGAGCTACGCGCTGGACGGCGCGTGCAGCGTCTTCACCGCGCAGGTCGGGGTGGACGACGAGGTGGGCGATCGGGGGGCGGTCGTCTTCCAGGTGTGGAACGGCACGGCGACCAGGCTCTACGACAGCGGCGTGGTCACGGGGACCGAGGCGGCGCGGGCCGTCAACGTGGACGTGACGGGCGTGGGGAACCTCCGGCTCGTCGTGACCGACGGCGGCAACGGCATCAGCTACGATCACGCCGACTGGGCGGGGGCGCGGGTGACGTGCGCGCCGGACAGCCGCCCGCCCGCCGCGCCGACCGGCCTCACGGCGACCCCCACCCAGGGTGGCATCGCCCTCGCCTGGGGCGATGTCGCGGACGCCGACCTCGCGGGCTACCGGGTGGAGCGCGCGGCGCGGGAGGGCGGTCCTTTCGCCCCCGCCACGCCGGGCACGCTGACGGCCTCGAACCTCAGCGACCCGCACGCGCCGGAGGATTCCCCCTCCTTCTACCGGGTGCGGGCGGTGGACGCGGAGGGGAACGTGTCGGCCCCGGCCACGGCAAGCACCACGCGGCCCCGGACCCCGGCGGCAAACACCTTCACCTTCACGGCGGTCGCTCCTCAACCCCACAACGTCTCCGAGGCGCAGGGCCGGATGGTGAACGGGCGCATCTACACCTTCGGGGGCTTCGACAGCCTCAAGAGCTGCTGCACACCGACCAACCGCGCCCTCGTGTACGACCCGGCGGCGAACACCTGGACGGCCCTCGCGCCGCTGCCCGACCGGGGCGGCACCCACATGGGCATCGCCAGCGACGGGGCGTTCATCTATATCGCGGGCGGCTACCTCGCCAACTCGGCCTGGAACGGGCAGGTCTTCGGGGCGCGGGCGGTGTGGCGCTACTCCATCGCGGACAACACCTACACCCGGCTGCCCGACCTGCCCGTGGAGCGCTCGGCGGGGCAGCTCGAACACCTCGGGGGGCGGCTGCACTACTTCGGCGGCACCAACCTCGCGCGCACCCAGAATGTGGGGGACCACTACGTGCTGGACCTCGCGGCGGGGGCGACGAGCTGGACCACCGCCGCGCCGCTGCCCAACCCCCGGCACCACCTGGGGTCGGCGGTGCTTGGCGGCCTGATCTACGCGGTCGGGGGGCAGTACGCCCACGACGAGCACTCCACCACCCAGCCCACCCTGAACGTCTACGACCCGCAGACGAACACCTGGGCCACCCGCGCGCCGCTTCCCCGTGCACGCGGGCACATCTCGAACTCGACCTTCGTGCTCGGCGGGCGGCTCATCGTGGCGGGCGGCGAGGTCTCGCACGGGCGCTCGGTGGCCGACGTGAGCGCCTACGACCCGCAAATGGACACCTGGACGGCGCTGACCCCGCTGCCCTCGGCCCGCTCGTCGGGGGTGGCGGCGGCGACCGGCGCGGGCTACGTGTACTCGGGCGGGAGTTGGACGAAGACGGGCTGGCGTGCCACACCCTGA
- a CDS encoding NPCBM/NEW2 domain-containing protein, translating into MANRQVRRAGRPVWAVGLVGLGLVLGACSRSDSPDANDPYAGGQSYPWSDRLDTPAGDPYAGGRSYPWVGAHAPAPGLQAADVSNENYLSDLTWTSAQNAWGPIEKDRSNGDKLGGDGRTLTVGGQTFAKGLGVHANSEVSYALGGMCNVFTAQVGVDDEVGSAGSVVFQVWSGTATKLYDSGLLRGTDAARAVSVDVTGVQNLRLVITDGGNGISSDHADWAEAKVSCPARQPSGDNFLSDLPWTLAQNNWGPIERDLSNGEKALGDGRALTVGGQTFTKGLGVHAVATVAYALGARCTTFTAQVGLDDEVGDRGSVVFQVFGDGVKLYESPVRRGVDPALPVSVNVSGVQELRLVTDSAGDGASYDHADWAEARVSCATDTTPPAAPGGLTAVPGADGIALDWGDNTEADLGGYLVFRAALPDGPFTALTPQPVAASAYSDPAPEGVRSYYQVVAVDTSGNRSLPATASAIRTGTGTATLEVENLDGGPWPDRLVFSRIGSLTAPPSNGVHNLVTVRLKSTGTSMLRVSALTVGGPWAVDPAVTLPLDIPTGGHADVRLRFTAEATKGHFGTLTVGTNDAATPNRVVQLAGLWQSLSEQNQEPNIFQIRDAFGYTFGFLGGETTFDQLGLVRAQGDEVLAPYWQRADETQPVTVRQLAAYHTQGQTATLSWHDKRNATALPVLTHAGVDGQSVLPRLNGSQALAVAGFTPTVPTFGLKVDGEWSDPRRNSQTADRSAGCARPCGQHLRFYRAKDRAGAVMPNTYFMIMDYAGINYDYNDNIYVIGNIKPAPVLLNVGGPTFTDPAGNVWLSDRDQNGDAPYLPASAVNEGNHASGIEIAGTDNDLLYRTYRGNVGTVTPRQIVYNVPIDNGTYLVRLHFADLAHTTAGRRVFDVTAEGTLRLDDLDIVARSGGGRTALAVDLPGVTVSDGKLTLDLAASVDYPALSGVEIVR; encoded by the coding sequence ATGGCGAACAGGCAGGTGAGGCGGGCGGGCCGCCCCGTGTGGGCGGTGGGGCTGGTGGGCCTGGGGCTGGTGCTGGGGGCGTGTTCGCGGTCCGATTCGCCGGACGCGAACGACCCCTACGCGGGCGGGCAGAGTTATCCCTGGAGCGACCGCCTGGACACCCCGGCGGGCGACCCCTACGCGGGCGGGCGCAGCTACCCGTGGGTCGGTGCCCACGCCCCGGCCCCCGGTCTTCAAGCGGCGGACGTGAGCAACGAAAATTATCTGTCGGACCTCACGTGGACCTCGGCGCAGAACGCCTGGGGACCCATCGAGAAGGACCGCAGCAACGGCGATAAACTCGGCGGGGACGGGCGCACGCTGACGGTCGGCGGGCAGACCTTCGCCAAGGGACTGGGCGTTCATGCCAACTCCGAGGTGAGCTACGCCCTGGGGGGCATGTGTAACGTCTTCACCGCGCAGGTCGGGGTGGACGACGAGGTGGGCAGCGCGGGCAGCGTCGTCTTCCAGGTGTGGAGCGGCACGGCGACCAAGCTCTACGACAGCGGCCTCCTGCGCGGCACCGACGCGGCGCGGGCCGTCAGTGTGGACGTGACGGGGGTGCAGAACCTGCGGCTGGTCATCACAGACGGCGGCAACGGGATCAGCTCCGACCACGCCGACTGGGCCGAGGCGAAGGTGAGCTGTCCGGCGCGGCAGCCCAGCGGGGACAACTTCCTCTCCGACCTGCCGTGGACCCTGGCGCAGAACAACTGGGGACCCATCGAGAGGGACCTCAGCAACGGCGAGAAGGCGCTGGGCGACGGGCGGGCGCTGACGGTCGGCGGGCAGACCTTCACCAAGGGGCTGGGCGTCCACGCGGTCGCCACCGTGGCCTACGCGCTGGGGGCACGCTGCACGACCTTCACCGCGCAGGTCGGCCTCGACGACGAGGTGGGCGACCGGGGCAGCGTCGTCTTCCAGGTGTTCGGCGATGGGGTCAAGCTCTACGAGAGTCCGGTGCGGCGCGGCGTGGACCCGGCCCTGCCCGTGAGCGTGAATGTAAGCGGGGTGCAGGAGTTGCGGCTGGTGACGGACAGCGCGGGCGACGGGGCGAGCTACGACCACGCCGACTGGGCCGAGGCGCGGGTGAGCTGCGCGACGGACACCACCCCGCCCGCCGCGCCGGGAGGTCTCACCGCCGTCCCCGGTGCGGACGGCATCGCGCTGGACTGGGGCGACAATACGGAGGCCGACCTGGGCGGCTATCTGGTCTTCCGAGCGGCACTGCCCGACGGTCCCTTCACTGCCCTCACCCCGCAGCCGGTGGCGGCCTCGGCGTACAGCGACCCGGCACCCGAGGGCGTGCGGTCGTACTACCAGGTCGTCGCGGTGGACACGAGCGGCAACCGTTCGCTCCCCGCCACCGCGAGCGCCATCCGCACGGGCACGGGCACGGCCACCCTGGAGGTCGAGAACCTCGACGGCGGCCCCTGGCCCGACCGGCTCGTCTTCAGCCGCATCGGCAGCCTGACGGCCCCGCCGAGCAATGGCGTTCACAATCTCGTCACCGTGCGCCTGAAAAGCACCGGGACCTCGATGCTGCGGGTGAGTGCCCTGACAGTGGGCGGCCCGTGGGCGGTGGACCCCGCCGTGACCCTGCCGCTCGACATCCCCACCGGGGGGCACGCGGACGTGCGGCTGCGTTTCACCGCCGAGGCGACGAAGGGGCACTTCGGCACCCTGACGGTGGGCACGAACGACGCGGCCACGCCCAACCGGGTGGTGCAGCTCGCCGGGCTGTGGCAGAGCCTGTCCGAGCAGAATCAGGAACCCAACATCTTCCAGATCAGGGACGCCTTCGGGTACACCTTCGGCTTCCTGGGGGGCGAGACCACCTTCGACCAGCTCGGGCTGGTGCGGGCACAGGGCGACGAGGTGCTCGCGCCCTACTGGCAGCGCGCCGACGAGACCCAGCCCGTCACCGTTCGGCAGCTCGCGGCGTACCACACCCAGGGGCAGACGGCCACCCTCTCGTGGCATGACAAGCGCAACGCGACCGCCCTCCCGGTCCTGACCCACGCGGGCGTGGACGGCCAGAGCGTGCTGCCCCGCCTGAACGGCTCCCAGGCGCTCGCGGTGGCGGGCTTCACGCCCACGGTGCCCACCTTCGGCCTCAAGGTGGACGGCGAGTGGAGCGACCCCCGGCGCAACAGCCAGACCGCCGACCGCTCGGCGGGGTGCGCGCGGCCCTGCGGCCAGCACCTACGCTTCTACCGGGCCAAAGACCGCGCCGGGGCCGTGATGCCGAACACCTACTTCATGATCATGGACTATGCGGGCATCAACTACGATTACAACGACAACATCTACGTGATCGGCAACATCAAGCCCGCGCCCGTGCTCCTCAACGTGGGCGGCCCGACCTTCACCGACCCTGCTGGGAACGTGTGGCTCTCCGACCGGGACCAGAACGGCGACGCGCCCTACCTCCCCGCGTCCGCCGTGAACGAGGGCAACCACGCCTCCGGCATCGAGATCGCGGGCACCGACAACGACCTGCTCTACCGCACCTACCGGGGCAACGTGGGCACCGTCACCCCGCGCCAGATCGTGTACAACGTGCCCATCGACAACGGCACCTACCTCGTGCGGCTGCACTTCGCCGACCTCGCGCACACCACGGCGGGGCGGCGGGTCTTCGACGTGACGGCGGAGGGCACCCTGCGGTTGGACGACCTCGACATCGTGGCCCGCAGCGGCGGCGGGCGCACGGCCCTGGCGGTGGACCTCCCCGGCGTGACCGTCAGCGACGGCAAACTCACGCTGGACCTCGCCGCCTCCGTGGACTACCCGGCGCTGTCGGGCGTCGAGATCGTGCGCTGA
- a CDS encoding O-antigen ligase family protein, with the protein MQRPLAARLPAASPERPPWTWTPAPWVFALGAAGLALFAGVTTVERPLLAVGAALGVFALGVALALRAELPRLALGVLGGVLLGYALLGRGFAYVGAAPLYVGELTLVLVLGAALLMTRPRTLARLPLAWLLGGLLLVGLVTTLPHVGTYGLDALRDAVLWGYGLFALAVAALLLRAGGVLDAARAYARCVPVFLWCAPVVIVAGEVAAAALPRFPGAAAPLGELKGGDVAVHLAGIAALLLLGLPRLLASGRAALLPHAAWARREWVWWALWLAAAAIPVFRVRAGLLSIVVAVLVVVLLRPGSRWGKPAALTTLALAGLLTLGGGITLGERRNTISAEALVQNLQSISGQSDDSYRNGTRSWRLNWWGDIARYTFTGPYFWTGKGYGINLADADGYQLGYAAGEARLRSPHNGHLTLLARSGVPGLVAWTLLNLTFALGLLRAYFRARAARRELWARLNLWTLAYWAAFMTNASFDVYLEGPTGGIPFWCLFGFGIALLAVQRRSPPIVSPPLPPRGAA; encoded by the coding sequence GTGCAAAGACCCCTGGCGGCCCGACTGCCTGCGGCCTCACCGGAGCGGCCCCCGTGGACGTGGACGCCCGCCCCCTGGGTGTTCGCCCTGGGCGCGGCGGGCCTGGCCCTGTTCGCGGGCGTGACGACGGTGGAGCGGCCCCTCCTCGCCGTCGGCGCGGCGCTCGGCGTGTTCGCGCTGGGTGTGGCGCTGGCGCTGCGGGCCGAGCTGCCCCGGCTGGCGCTGGGCGTACTGGGCGGCGTGCTGCTGGGCTACGCGCTGCTGGGGCGCGGCTTCGCCTACGTGGGGGCGGCCCCGCTGTACGTGGGCGAACTCACCCTGGTCCTCGTGCTCGGCGCGGCGCTGCTGATGACCCGCCCGCGCACCCTGGCGCGGCTGCCCCTGGCGTGGCTCCTGGGGGGCCTGTTGCTCGTCGGCCTCGTGACGACGCTGCCCCACGTGGGCACCTACGGCCTCGACGCCCTGCGCGACGCCGTGCTGTGGGGCTACGGCCTCTTCGCGTTGGCGGTGGCGGCCCTGCTGCTGCGCGCCGGGGGAGTGCTGGATGCGGCGCGGGCCTACGCGCGGTGCGTGCCGGTCTTCCTGTGGTGCGCGCCCGTGGTGATCGTGGCGGGCGAGGTGGCGGCGGCGGCCCTCCCCCGCTTCCCCGGTGCGGCGGCCCCACTGGGCGAACTCAAGGGCGGGGACGTGGCCGTTCACCTCGCGGGCATCGCCGCGCTGCTGCTGCTGGGGCTGCCCCGGTTGCTCGCGTCGGGCCGGGCGGCGCTCCTCCCGCACGCGGCCTGGGCGCGGCGCGAGTGGGTGTGGTGGGCGCTGTGGCTCGCGGCGGCAGCGATTCCGGTCTTCCGGGTGCGGGCGGGGCTGCTGTCCATCGTGGTCGCGGTCCTCGTCGTCGTGCTGCTGCGGCCCGGCAGCCGCTGGGGCAAGCCCGCCGCGCTGACCACGCTGGCGCTCGCCGGGCTGCTCACGCTGGGGGGCGGCATCACCCTGGGCGAGCGGCGCAACACCATCTCCGCCGAGGCCCTGGTGCAGAACCTCCAGAGCATCTCGGGCCAGAGTGACGACAGCTACCGCAACGGGACCCGCAGTTGGCGGCTGAACTGGTGGGGCGACATCGCGCGCTACACCTTCACCGGGCCGTACTTCTGGACGGGCAAGGGCTACGGCATCAACCTCGCCGACGCCGACGGCTACCAGCTCGGCTACGCGGCGGGCGAGGCCCGCCTACGCAGCCCGCACAACGGCCACCTCACCCTCCTGGCGCGTTCCGGGGTGCCGGGGCTGGTCGCCTGGACGCTGCTGAACCTTACCTTCGCGCTCGGGCTGCTGCGGGCCTACTTCCGCGCGCGGGCCGCCCGGCGGGAGCTGTGGGCGCGGCTTAACCTGTGGACGCTGGCGTACTGGGCCGCCTTCATGACGAACGCCTCCTTCGACGTGTACCTCGAAGGCCCGACGGGCGGCATCCCGTTCTGGTGTCTGTTCGGCTTCGGGATCGCCCTGCTCGCGGTGCAGCGGCGTTCTCCTCCCATCGTCTCACCCCCCCTTCCCCCCCGAGGTGCCGCATGA
- a CDS encoding glycosyltransferase family 4 protein, producing MTFIPTRRPPRPHVMHMVANLDLGGSEEVALALTEWLAGECEFSFFATLGIADTTVGRDMQERLRRLNVPVYCGTPLDMKRGGMIHGGLRLRQVLRRVRPDVLHLHTDIPDGAYAASTLFGRDGPGLRVVRTIHNTVIWPKWHRVGRWVERRLEDTDIVAVSHASLEGLHRFRDSQGLRRLPGEQGVVVYNGVAARPLPPARREPGPARVLFAARMEAQKGVDLLPAILERAAALTSAPASVTLLGHGTLEASLRRRMGTSSLRWPVTFGPPVPGLGARLADYDVVLMPSRFEGLGLLGVEALIAGTPLIASDIDGLREVVPPGHELLAPPEDVEAFARLLARVVEDPQAHRERARPLSAPTAERFSPARMADAYLRIYRAHAERQVPASPGRAVAV from the coding sequence ATGACGTTCATCCCTACCCGCCGTCCTCCCCGGCCCCACGTGATGCACATGGTCGCTAACCTCGACCTCGGCGGCTCGGAGGAGGTCGCGCTGGCCCTGACCGAGTGGCTCGCCGGGGAGTGCGAGTTTTCCTTTTTCGCCACGCTGGGGATCGCCGACACCACCGTGGGCCGGGACATGCAGGAGCGGCTGCGGCGGCTGAACGTCCCGGTGTACTGCGGCACGCCGCTCGACATGAAGCGCGGCGGGATGATTCACGGGGGACTGCGGCTGCGGCAGGTTCTGCGCCGCGTGCGGCCCGACGTCCTGCACCTGCACACCGACATCCCCGACGGGGCCTACGCGGCGAGCACCCTCTTCGGGCGTGACGGGCCGGGGCTGCGGGTGGTGCGGACCATCCACAACACGGTGATCTGGCCGAAGTGGCACCGGGTCGGGCGCTGGGTCGAGCGCCGACTGGAGGACACCGACATCGTGGCGGTGTCACACGCCAGCCTGGAGGGCCTGCACCGCTTCCGGGACAGTCAGGGCCTGCGTCGCCTGCCTGGCGAGCAGGGCGTGGTCGTGTACAACGGCGTGGCCGCCCGCCCGCTCCCGCCCGCCCGCCGCGAGCCGGGACCCGCGCGGGTCCTCTTCGCCGCCCGGATGGAAGCCCAGAAGGGCGTGGACCTGCTCCCCGCTATCCTGGAGCGGGCCGCCGCCCTCACGTCCGCCCCGGCGAGCGTCACGCTGCTCGGTCACGGGACGCTGGAGGCTTCCCTGCGACGCCGGATGGGGACCTCCTCCCTGCGCTGGCCGGTCACGTTCGGGCCGCCCGTGCCGGGGCTGGGCGCGCGGCTGGCCGACTACGACGTGGTGCTGATGCCCTCGCGCTTCGAGGGGCTGGGGCTGCTCGGCGTCGAGGCGCTCATCGCGGGCACCCCGCTGATCGCCTCCGACATCGATGGGCTGCGGGAGGTCGTGCCCCCCGGCCATGAGCTGCTGGCCCCGCCGGAGGACGTGGAGGCCTTCGCGCGACTGCTTGCGCGGGTGGTGGAGGACCCGCAGGCTCACCGCGAGCGCGCCCGCCCCCTGAGCGCCCCCACGGCGGAGAGGTTCAGCCCCGCGCGCATGGCGGACGCCTACCTCCGTATCTACCGGGCGCACGCGGAACGGCAGGTCCCCGCGTCGCCGGGCCGGGCGGTGGCCGTGTGA
- a CDS encoding glycosyltransferase family 4 protein, translating into MNVLVVHNFYRQPGGEDEVFRAETRELARQGVNVHTFTVHNDDLRGHSAAGTARATIWNPAPARALSALVREHGIDVVHFHNTFQVVSPAAYRAVRGAGAAVVQTLHNYRLLCAAATLYRDGHPCGDCLGKTPPWPAVRHACYRGSRAASGVVAAMQTTHRLLGTYDRAVDLYITLTDQMRDVYVRGGLPGNKLVVKSNFLAEDPGVGGGDGSYALFAGRLTPEKGVRTLLTAWRESGLGERLPLRVVGDGPLAGEVEAAARSGSGVEFLGQRPHADVLELMRGARLLVFPSEWPEPFGLTLIEALATGLPVVAGHIGSAATLVEHGHTGRHFRPGDPADLAAQVRWLLDHPEDFAPMRGHARRAYEANYTAPANVRALLDLYRRAIRQRAGQPHPGHPSPLRGGS; encoded by the coding sequence GTGAACGTCCTCGTGGTCCACAACTTCTACCGCCAGCCGGGCGGCGAGGACGAGGTGTTCCGCGCCGAGACGCGCGAGCTGGCGCGTCAGGGGGTGAACGTCCACACGTTCACGGTCCACAACGACGACCTGCGGGGGCACTCGGCGGCAGGGACGGCACGGGCGACGATCTGGAACCCGGCCCCGGCGCGGGCGTTGTCGGCGCTCGTGCGCGAACATGGGATAGACGTGGTGCATTTCCACAACACCTTCCAGGTCGTCTCGCCTGCCGCCTACCGGGCGGTGCGGGGGGCCGGGGCCGCCGTGGTGCAGACGCTTCACAACTACCGCCTGCTGTGCGCGGCGGCCACACTCTACCGGGACGGCCACCCCTGCGGGGACTGCCTGGGCAAGACGCCCCCCTGGCCCGCCGTGCGCCACGCCTGCTACCGAGGCAGCCGCGCCGCCTCGGGGGTGGTGGCCGCCATGCAGACCACCCACCGCCTGCTGGGCACCTACGACCGCGCGGTGGACCTGTACATCACCCTGACCGACCAGATGCGTGACGTGTACGTGCGCGGCGGCCTGCCGGGGAACAAACTCGTCGTGAAATCCAATTTCCTCGCCGAGGACCCCGGCGTGGGGGGCGGGGACGGCAGCTACGCCCTGTTCGCCGGGCGGCTCACCCCGGAGAAGGGGGTGCGGACGCTGCTCACCGCGTGGCGTGAGTCGGGCCTGGGCGAGCGGCTGCCCCTGCGGGTGGTCGGGGACGGCCCGCTCGCCGGGGAGGTCGAGGCGGCGGCACGTTCGGGGTCCGGCGTGGAGTTCCTCGGCCAGCGGCCCCATGCGGACGTTCTGGAGTTGATGCGCGGCGCGCGGCTGCTCGTCTTCCCCTCCGAGTGGCCCGAACCCTTCGGGCTGACCCTGATCGAGGCCCTCGCCACCGGGCTGCCCGTAGTGGCGGGTCACATCGGCTCGGCGGCCACGCTCGTGGAGCACGGCCACACCGGGCGTCACTTCCGCCCCGGCGACCCGGCGGACCTCGCCGCGCAGGTGCGCTGGCTGCTCGACCACCCGGAGGACTTCGCCCCCATGCGCGGTCACGCCCGCCGGGCCTACGAGGCGAACTACACCGCCCCCGCCAATGTCCGCGCCCTGCTCGACCTGTACCGCCGGGCGATCCGGCAGCGCGCGGGCCAGCCCCACCCCGGCCACCCCTCACCCCTGCGCGGAGGTTCCTGA